In Rissa tridactyla isolate bRisTri1 chromosome 5, bRisTri1.patW.cur.20221130, whole genome shotgun sequence, the sequence TGTCCTGGCTATTATAAAATAGTCCTAAAAGGAAAGATTGAGTTTTTGTTCAGTGGTCTGTGGGCTAATTCTTAATGATACTGTGTATGccactttttcttctccttttaaactgaaaaatctaTTTTGTATGTTGACCTCTTGTCTGATTTCTGTGTTCTGTGAAATGGCTGCATTTCTTTGAGAATGGTTTTGTCTGTAGTGAAAGGAGAGGGTGTTTAAGTGCAGAAATGTAGAGGATGTAGAATAGCTCATAGAATCTCTGGCTAAGAGGGGAGAAAGTAAAACATGGAGTTAAACTGTTTCTGCTAAAACATTCGTAAGCTATGAGCAGTACTTTACAAATAACTGGTAAGCTTATTCAAGAAGCTTTTTGTAAATACAATGTTCTAATATTCCCTGGTTTACAGTGTACTATTGAGAGATTCTTAAGAATATTCAAGTCTACAAAGCCTGTATTAGCTGCTCTGTTAATGAATACTATGAAGTAATGAAATAAATGTAGCTTTGTACTTCACATTTTATGTGGGGGAAGAGTTGTGCTGTTCAATTTGATGTCACATTAATTAAGGAGAGGGCTCAAATTTCAGTGACCTAAATATTTTTCCCTATAATACATCTTCCCTATGTAAGAAGGAAAGGTGTTCTTTGTGAACTTCTGTAAATGGGAGGTAACGTATGAACACAAGTAACaaactttgtgttttatttcagtactCAATCTATTCAGACTTGAGCTATGctattaaaaatgctaaatacTATGTGTTATTCAACTCAGccttttttccaaataagttCCAAACACCTGTAATCATTTTTTTTAGGATCTGGGTTGATGTAATCTGCCAAAATAGTTCTCTTGACAGTTCCATTATAAGAACTTAAGTTCCATGTACCAGAAGTAATAGAATACTCTTCATGTTTAGATGAAGAAGATGACTTTGTCAATAAAAGAATTTCCCTGAAACCAAAGGAGAATGGGACGTCAACTATCGGTTGTCCAGGAACAACTACAGTGAAAAAGGAAGATGTAAAACCACGACCTAAAAGCAAACCATTATCTCCAGTGAAACAGACTCCCACCTCAGCACTTGATTATTTTGGGACAAGTAGTGTCCAGCGATCAGAAAAGAAACTGGTAGCaagtaaaaggaaagaagtgAGTACTGATGATGTTCTTTTAGACTGCTCGTGTGTCTCAGATCAAAATGGCTAGTTTAATGACTGCGAGGAGGTACTTAACTGCTTGTCCTACTTAGTCTTGCTTTTTAATGACACTCAAGTTCAATTCTGATGGTATGTGTGAGCATATCAAGTCCTCCAACGCAAGGTTAGAGTAGCATTTCCATCTTTGAGAAGATAGCACAAAGttgaaaatagtattttctcTATTGCTGCTTCTCAAGTGACTTCTCTTAAAATTAAGTAGTTTTCTGAGATGAGCAAGTGGATGGGATAGCTTATAGTTGGGGGTGGAGGgtaggagggagaggaaggaggttgTTTTCTCAAGCTTTATGGCACATACCTTTGTGGAATAACAAAGGACCAAATAAAGAGTGGGGGAAACTAAAAGTTCGCAGTGTAGTTGTTGATTTCTCTTTCAAGCTGTCCAATTGTGATAGCTTCAGAGGTGTTCAGCGttgtttaaagaaatatttatattatagcACAGTTTTGAATAGTAAAATATCTTGAAAACAGCCTTGTTTAATAATGTTTAGGTTAGAGAGCTAGGAATAAAATGCTGCATGTCTTATTCCTGGTCCTTTTCTAGAAGTAAACAAAATGAATTGTCCAGattaaattattataatttacaCAATATTAGAGAAACTGAACTGttgatcttttttcttaaatgtagcCTTCACCAAGCAGAGACAGCACAGtagatgatgaggccattgctaAGCAACTGCAGCTTGAAGAAGATTCAGAGGTAAAAGCTCTATAAATTTGTTGCTGTATGCCAAGAGCAGTTTGTTTaacttaaaattgtttttccttaagAAATGAAGATGGACTTTCCATGTATTCTATACATAAGTGTAATAAAATTCATCTGTATACTTAACTTTGGCACATATGTGCAAACCTAGTCGTGCAGTTATTTTTATGGGCATTATTTCAGTTACGTAAATAGAACATCtcacttaatcttttttttgtcttttcagactTTCTCTACCTGTGCAGTTGATGTGTcttaataattttgcttttcacagaGAATTCAGTTTCTGTCtccttgtgtttttgttttgttgtttttcgtTCCCTGGAGTGAAGTGCCATCCATGGTTGTTTTGCTTGTTGTCATACCAGTTTTCTTATAGTGGAGAAAAATGTGAATAACCCTTACATGTGTGTCTTAAACTCTCCTGTTTGAACTGGTGCTAATATGAGTGAAAGCTACACTTGTCATACATATTTACTTATTATGGGAAAATCAGTTAATTTCCTGTGTACTGGTAATATTGAATATCCTTTGAAAGAAATATATTGAACATGCAAAACTTAATTTCATCCTTGACCGCTGCAGAGGTGTGATGAATCTGCTTTTCATCTATTAGAAAGATAAACAACCTGTCAGGAAAAACAAGGTGTTGTCTTTCATTTGGACTGATCTTATCTATAATACTTTCATTGTCTATATGTGTTATTGAAGGAATGTACCTTTGTCCAGGTGTATCTGCCTCAGTCTTGTTTGTATTTGGTAGttgctgcccttcccctttctcaCAGAATCTTGTAGCATGTTAGACTTCAAGACAATTATGaaaggatttttgttgttttgttaaaaTACTGGTCAATATTTCTTGGCAATATACGCTATTTGGGAATAGAAGAAGTTTTCCCCAAGGGTCCATATTGGGTAGGAAAGGTAACTGATGATCAGTTATTATTGTAGGTGTCACGTTTATTTTCTTaggtgaaataaaaatcaaaccatcATGGCTTTGTTTTACGATTAATAAATAACTTTCTCAAATTCCTTGTGCAGTATTTGTTCTTACTGGTTCTTCTGTCAAAGAAAATCAGTTGTGTaagtagaaatattaaaaagttaaagTATATTTGTTTCCATAAAGTAAACAGAACTGGCAACAAGAGCTGGGACTAAGGGCAATAGCTAAATTCTCCAAACTGCCATAATTTTTTCATATGATATGTTGCTGGCAGTAAATGAGAATAAAACATTCATTATTGAGACGTAATACTTAACAGACATTGTTCCTAGTTGTGCTTTGGGACTGCTTTTGGAAGTTTTCTGAAGCCAACAGGTTGCATCATGGTGCAAGCTGATTGTTGTGAGATCCTGCCTTCAAATTTTGATTGTTTATTAAATGAAAAGGATACACAACAATAGAAAATATGAAGGGACAGAAAATCTCTTTGAAAACAGGTTATACAGTTTATTAATGTTTCTAGTGCAACAAATCCAAACTCTACTTTTCTCGCTAGATTTCAGTCTCTCTTTTTGGGCGACACAAGTAATTCTTCAGTGCCACTTTCAGAAATTCTTCTGCCTCTGGTAGGATGCATTTTTTCCAGCTGTCTTATTTTAGATAAACTTTTTGTcttgagttttaaaaaaatacagtagagtTAAAACTTGTCAGACGTGAGCCTGAAAATctcttttgttttgtgggttttttttttttcctttcagctggagAGACAGCTGCATGAAGATGAAGAATTTGCTAAAACTTTGGCCATGTTGGATGAAacaccacagaagaaaaaggtgagTTCTTTCTAAACTTTAATTTTTAGAAGTTGCGTTGCTGGGAGTGTTCTTACTTAGACACCTAACCTTTGTTCTGAGACTtcataaaaatgtgttaaaaacaGCAAGAAAGTGTTAGTGTAAAAATAACGTACTTATCATACTTTCCTTCTGGATTTTCCTCACGCAGTAAATAAGTGTCCTTCATAATCAGACAGCAGACACCGTTGCATCTTTGTGCTCTCCGTTTCTGTTGAAACGGGATTTTTAAGTTCTAGTTCTAATTGAGTGAAGTGTGCTTCTGAAGACTCATACTTTAGATTAGCTATAGCTCTGTTGGTTTGGGAGGACCAGATCAAGGAAGAGAATACTCTCCTTGCTTTGAGAGAAGGGGCAAGCCAGGGATGTTGAGAGTTTTGAGACTAACCCCAGTAGTGGGAGTCTTCCCAGTTCTCATAGCTTGCAGTGTAAAGCACAATCAAATATTTTCTGGGTTGTACATCAAGTCTCTCAGAATTTAGGATTGCTGATTTTAATATAGGAAGTATTAGTACTTCTACACTAATAAGTAAACTGATTTGGATCAAAATTTACTGTAACCTGGAAGTCTGTCTGGCCTTTGACTTAAGGAGCGATAATGTGCATTGCTGAGTGCAGAATTTGCTTGTCTGCTTTTGATGGACATTGTGTTCTGACTTGTGGTAGGGATCAGCTTTGTTAGATGTTATTCAGTCTGTTGTACTTAACAGTAGGGAAACTCGGGGATCTGGACTTAATGGTAGCTCAGGACCTCTGACTTTGgcattgtttgtttatttaggcTCGTAAAGATTCAGGAGGAGAACAAACAGTATTGAGCACCAAGACCAGTCCTAATGTGGTGGAAAGATATAAGCAGTCGGAAAGAGGTAGGACATGGAACATAGAAAACATTTCACCAATTTATAATATTAATGAGATACATTCTTACGTGTGTGCTCTCTTTCCCCTGCCTCCTTTCAAGTGAAAGCAACAAATTCGACAGGTGAAGCAAAGAATTACGCTGCAAAGCAGCAAACTAAATCTGAACGTTCAAAAGGGTCTCCTTCATCCCCACAGTCATCTGATGGTAAAACAGCAAGAGAGTTGATGGATAAGACATTGCCTTTGAGACCTAGCTCTAAGCTTGTATCTctcaaacaaaaagaagaggTTGCTGAAAAGGGAAGAGGTGCTCAAAGTTTagtatcaaaagaaaaaattgcttcaaggaaagaagagaagacaacACCAAAGAAGGAGAAAATTTCCCCCAAGAAGAGTGAGGTAGGAGCTatcaaaattaattcagttgGCTTGGTGGAGTTTGCAGGAAAACTGTTTTTGTTTATTATTGTTTGTGTGTCACTGTTGTAGCTTGGTACTTTGAatctttttaaaacttcaaagtCTGGTAAGGCTTTAAGTTCCTAGCAATTgtaaaaaatataggaaaaaaaattatctagaaaaatgtaaattaaatgtaTGAAGGAACTGAAAATTCTTTAATGCTCGTTAAGGTATGCATATACACTGCAAAATCAGTTCAgtgtttttttcatgttcaaCTTTCCTGAAAAAATGCAGAATTCTTACACTTACCTAGTGAGCTGTTTATGTGAGTGTGGTGATCTTGTGGATCTATACTGCTATTAGAATGATAaatgggttttgtgtttgtttttgtttgttttttttttccccttccttctccttcctagATCTCCTGTTTCTGAAGTGTATTTCTTATGGTAGGAATATAATATAGTTTTCTTCTGTCTGATACAGCAACTGCAACTATTGAACACTGGCAGTTATTGGCATCCTCAAACCATACTTTTTAATCATAAAGTACAAATTTTCACACACAATTTTCACACTTAAATAACAGTTATATTTGGGAGGGAGAGCTTGCAACTTTTTGGGggtgaattttaaatatttttttgctaattaaaaagcttaaatgtttcttaaaaatacaaatactatCAAGTAGGCTTTCTGTAACTGTAGATCTTGTCTATACCTGATcataattctgaaataaaataggaTGTGAATTTAAAGCACCAATTAAGTGAGCATGTACATGTGGAATACAGATGAATCTACAGAAACTTCACAATAAACAATAgctacacttttttttaaaaaactctcaGGTGAGTTTTggaaatctttttaaaaagaacaacaaaaaaatacctcaaaacaCAAGCACCAAAACCAGAATAAGCTTCGGTATTGCATGTTAATAGATTAAAAACAAGTGTTAGGACTTAATTCTCCTTTGGTGCATAAAAATGTCTTAAAGTGGGAtacttcagtttattttgttgggttttttatatatgtaatatgtgtattaatattttcttttttttctccccctccccgctgcccaaGTCTGTAAGTCCTGAGGACTCTGAGAAGAGGAGAACCAATTATCAAGCCTACCGAAGCTTCCTTAATCGTGAGGGTCCGAAAGCACTGGGTTCCAAAGAGATACCTCAGGTGAGTTTGGCTACAGCAGAAGTCCGTATGTAGAAGTGGGTGTGTCATAGACTTACTGTTATAAGTCATCTAACAAATATCAACTAAACTATTTAAAAACCTTCAGATGGGAAGTATGTATTGGAAAAAGCTAAACTGTAATGCAAAGCAGTGACTAAATGTAAGGAAAtatacaaagaaattaaattcagtaCTTGATTTATGAAGTCATGATGATGAAAAATAGTTACTGCTCCTAAAGTTGAAGATTGCTGTTTACTCATTTGAGTGACATGCTGTGCTTGAAGCACAGTGTGTTACAAGTATGATTGATCAGGTGAACCATGTGCAAAATTTTGTCTGTAGCTAGTCCTTTTAATGGCTTTTGAACTTTTAGAACTACTACCTAGCTAGGGTAACCTAGGcgtatttttaaagtttcatagGGTACTTGATATGGTAGGGGGTTAAAAAATTTATGGTGAAGAGATATTTGGTAGGATTGCATCAGGTAATGGCATTTTCCGCAATGCTCTGGTTCTCAGGGAGCTGAAAACTGCTTGGAAGGCCTGACATTCGTAATTACAGGCGTTTTGGAGTCTATTGAAAGAGATGAGGCCAAGTCTCTGATTGAACGTTACGGAGGAAAAGTAACTGGCAATGTCAGCAAGAAGACAAACTATCTGGTTATGGGGAGAGACTGTGGCCAATCTAAATGTGAAAAGGTGAGCGTTTCTGTGCCTGAGCGAAGTAGAAGTGAAACTGTGAATTGTTATCTAACTGCATTGGTTTTCAGTATCTCTGACAAAAGGAGGCAGTACTACAAATAAAGTGcatgttgaaaaagaaaagttgccTAAAGTTTtagggctttgttttgtttttgtttttatatatatacatacatgcacacatataaaGAAACAAACCTGTGGTTATTGTGTTCCTTAGCCCAGTCTTTACTGGAAAGCACTTTGAAGTGAAGTATGTAACTCCTTACTCTACTTGAGcttacttttaattctttctttggCTCCAGGCGTCGACTTTAGGGACAAAAGTTATCGATGAGGATGGCCTGTTTGATCTTATTCGAACTATGCCAGGCAAAAAGTCCAAATATGAGCTGGCAGCTGAAACAGAGGTTTGTTTATTATGAACTTActgagcttttgtttgtttttttttggtttgattttaattGAAAGGAGTTTTGGTCTTCTGTTCCAGTAACAGTAACCCTACAATTGTCAGTTTGACCTTCTAGGTTGAAAGTATTGAATCTGAAAATTTCACGTTTGTGTTTAAGACTTCTGCTTGGGAGCTATAGGGTTTTTTCCCACCTTTCATTTTATATTCTGACATTATTCTGTATTTTAGGTATCTGACTAAGGGGGTAATTTTATCTCCTTAGatggtttcagttttaaactcTGAGTATTTGTTTATTACTTGAAATAACTAATTGTTGCTGATACTCTCTGGTACCCAGACAGGCCCAATATAAAAATCATACTCTAAACATGGGACAACTATACATAAACCATGTGAATACGCAACAGATTTTGTCTTTATGTGGTACTTGAAGTAATAATGGTAAAGGTAAATTTTTCAGGCAATACTGTGAAAACAGTAACAAGTTTTTTTTATGCACTTTTAAATTTAGTCTGTAGTAGCTGATAAAACGTTACTAAAATCTCTGTTAGCTCTAGCATGTTGTGCATTCAGTATAGCTGTTGCTTTGGCAGTTCTGATGTGGCTAGACATTAATTATTACATGGAAAGATACTATTGGGGTCTTAAGGAAAAGCAACTCTAAGCTTACTAGCTGATTTCACTCCCTTTGAATTGTTTTGGAGTGAATGCTTTctggggttgtggttttttttgggtgaggggttttttttgttgtttgtttctttttgtgttgttgttaaaTAACTGTAGTTCTCTTAAATGTGTATTTGAGAGGAGTGTTCCCTTACTAGAAACAGGGTTAttccctgttcctcctccttttatCCACGTGTTCCtagtgttttgtgtgtttttttggggggttggtttgtttggtttttttagtgttcAAGCTTGTAAGTGTTGTTTTGTGAGAGCTGTGCTTCAGCTTCATGGGTGTCTGATGACCCATTTATTCCAACCTGACAATCATcagttttgcattatttttttttaatgatgtatcAAGCTCAGCACGTAAGGGGACTTATAGCTTTTGCAATGACCAGAATATTTCCTGCCTCTTGCATGGGTTGCGCTACAGAACTGGTTGGCATCATGTTAACAGtagtttatttttcagagaggAATACTTCTTTATCTACTCTTGAAGGCTTTTTATCAATACCTAAGCTTTGTTACTTTTGTAAGCACTCCTGTACAGGTATTCAAAGACAGCATGTTTACTTACTGCATGAGTTTTTTTGAAATTTCCCTTTAACTTTCTTACCTTTGTTTTCCTAAGGCAAAGAAAGCGGATTCAAGGCCTAAAAGGACAccacagaaagctgaaaaaaggaattttagcCCCATCAAAAGGGAAGctgataataaaaaatataagtcTACTCCTGAAAAAGGAGATTCTGTCAAATCTGTTAAGAAAGAAACCACTGCTGTTCGAAAGCTTATGGACTTTAAACGGCAAACtgtagagaagaaagaaaccccaaaacctaagGAGAACTTGATTTCTGAGACTAATGAAGATGGAACGGAGAGATTGCTATGGGTAGATAAATACAAGCCTGTATCTCTTAAGGCAATAATTGGACAGCAGGGTGAGCAAAGCTGTGCCAATAAACTGCTCCGATGGCTCCGAAACTGGAACAAGAGTACCTCGGAAGATGGACAAGGTGACCAGTGCCGTTAACTTCTCTCTGTGTTCTTCCATGCCAGTCACACTGCTTGGTTCCCTGGACCGATAAGGGCCTTTGAGATGGTAGAGCAGCTCTAGAACAGGAAGGAGGCTGAAGTCAGATGCATTTTTTCGTAGCAGCAGTTGAGCCCGAgtatggtgtgtgtgtgtgttgtgggtttttttgtgttgtgtgtgtggttgtttgttgcgttttttcttttaatcagttGTTCACTTACCACCCGCTCTCCCTCCAAACCTAGAAAAACAAACTGTTAGGATAGGTTTTAAATCTTGTGGTATTCTCttaaacttgaatttttttccagaagagacCAAAATAACTTTGCAGTAACGTATATAAAATTGGCCTCATATTCAGCCTAGTGAATTCTTTCTCGCCAAGAGAAATGTTGGCCAGTGCTAACCTGTCTGTACATACGGGGAAAATATGGGATAGCATTATGCATGGGGAAGAGATGAATCATTAAGGTCCTGGTTCTGCCTGACAAGCATCCTGTGTCATGTGTAGCGTGTCCTCCTGTAGacggttggtttttttctgtggttaaaATAGTGTTCAAGCTTCACTGCTATCGGAGTGGGGTTTTTccctgggggggtgtgtgtgcgtgtgtttggtttgatggtttttttgctgttttttttaatgatgtggttgtgagaaaaatgcagaaatggttATATTACATGAGTAGCACTTTGGCTGTTTTTCAGTTTAGAATCACTGCAAGTCTTAAACTAAGATGGTTTAAACAACTTTTCCCCAAATGGTTAGGATGCAGATGTGTATGTATTTTTCATATCAAGCCTTAGATGAGGAAAAACTCTAGTGATGCATGATATCTTTAAAGATTTACATGAAGTATGCAGTTTGTTTTGTAATACATACCTAGGTAAAACCTGGAATCTTCTTTTATAGCAAAGACCAATAAAACTGGAGGCAAAGATGATGGTACTGGTTTTAAAGCAGCATTACTTTCTGGTCCACCTGGAGTTGGTAAAACTACTACAGCTTCTTTGGTTTGTAAGGTGAGTTGTTATTAACAGTTGTTCCCAGCACCATTTGTAATATATTGATGCTGTATCTGGATACAGATACATTGTGCAGGTAGATATCCCTGAATTACCAGGGTCTGCTCCCAGCCTAATTCTGCTTGCTGAGAACAGGGTTACAGGTGAAAATATGTGGATGTTTAGATAGCAAAGGGTGTCTGCATTTCCTTCTGTTGTATTGCGAAGGAAACATATCACAGTATGTTGGGCCACTggaaatgatttttcaaaaatcGTGAGTGTTTTAACAGTAGTTCAACAAGTCGGAGAATATTTGCACTAAATTTAGTGGGGGTTGAATTCTGGCAAGCTTTTTGAAAGTTTGATGACAGACTCTGTTGTGTTTTTTATATATCTAACAAAGAGATTTTTCCCAGACTCATTCTAAATTCCGGTACTACTTTAGGATGAGATAAGTTGACAGGGCTATGTGTCCATTTGTAAATCtgaatttagaaattatttttttcctaacttagCTGGGACACTGTGTTCCACTAACTGTGTCCTGAGAATCAGCTGGGAACTTATTAACAGTAGCGTTGTATCAAGTTCCAGATTATTTTTGTTCCTCTGACTTGCAAGAATTTCCTTAGAATGTGATACTACCAGCTTAGAAGGGTTGAGAACTATTGTCAGCTATCTCATCTTTGTGCTGGGAAGGAATGATTTTTTTACCTCAATATTTGACTTGTATAGAGTGACTCCCAATCTCCCCCCCCGCCTTAGAGCTTTGTGCCAACAAGCTGATGCTGCACCCAAAACCAGACCTGCAGAAAAGCTGGATGTGCTGACTTGGGCTCGCTTGTGCGCTGGCATGGTCTTTTCTTGCTTCTAGCTTCCAGCTCAGCTTGTTCACAGCTTCTTCAGGTCTGCAGAGCGTTTCATGGTGCTCCACTGGAGTACCACATAAAACAGGGTGGTTCAAGCTGCAGGAACCAAGCTGTGTGCAGCTCACTGCTGTGCCTGCATGCCCCTGGCAGGGGAGTTTGCTGATAAAGGAGCAGCTGGGTTAAATTCTTCCAGGCACTGACATGCAGCCCTGCCCTGTTCTGAAGTGTTAGGACTGCTGGGGCAGCCATGTTTCCTAGCCCTTTGAATAGTTAAAAGCTTCTCTTTCCTTCACCTCCCAGAGGGATGTGGCACATTTCTTGTCCTGACGTTTTTAAGACTTTGATATGCAGCTGGAAATACCATGGAGCTTAGCCAGCCTTGGCTCGTAGTTCTGGTTCTATCCCTGGTGGCAGTTCTGTTAATCCTTCAGAACTAAATCTGTGCCACTGACAGTTTTTGAGaattcttcccctcccccccctccctcggTTCTCTTCTGGGCATATCTGTTCCTTGTCAGGTTATAAATATTTTTGGAGTGTTAGAGAAAATGAGTATAAGGGAAGAAAGGAATTAAAGCCACAAATTATATGTGAAACCATGTTGTAAGAGCTTTCTTCTGGAACTCTGAAATAACTGTTTCTAATTATGAGTATGTGTGTGCTCTTTCACTGATCTGTGTTctcatttttttgtgtggtttgtgTGTTTGGACTAGGAACTGGGGTATAGCTATGTGGAGCTGAATGCCAGTGACACTCGCAGTAAGAACAGTCTAAAGGAAGTAGTTGCTGAATCGCTTAACAACACCAGCATCAAAGACTTCTGTTCTGGTACGTCTATTGTTTGAAGGAGGATTCTTGTTGTGTTAAGAGTCTGGTTACAGGAGGGATGGAGCTTCCTCATTACACAACAGCATTAGGAATTTAACTTGCTTATCATGTGGAGGGATCCAGCTCTAATAGGGATGGCTTCATTTAGTATTTCATCTTCAATTGTAGAATTAAATCCTGCAATTAGTAGAATCAGTTGTTAACCTGTGCAAACTATTCAAGAACTCTGCAGTTGCTCTTCTGTTGCATGTCTTGGAAG encodes:
- the RFC1 gene encoding replication factor C subunit 1 isoform X3; its protein translation is MLDIRKFFGVVPPGKRQESETVKKSEKITNGQGPSSGKKRGKETKVNNSPSDDDYKQKRTNKKKRIIYDSDSEEEVQSVKKSKKPSEKKAATSKLDEEDDFVNKRISLKPKENGTSTIGCPGTTTVKKEDVKPRPKSKPLSPVKQTPTSALDYFGTSSVQRSEKKLVASKRKEPSPSRDSTVDDEAIAKQLQLEEDSELERQLHEDEEFAKTLAMLDETPQKKKARKDSGGEQTVLSTKTSPNVVERYKQSERVKATNSTGEAKNYAAKQQTKSERSKGSPSSPQSSDGKTARELMDKTLPLRPSSKLVSLKQKEEVAEKGRGAQSLVSKEKIASRKEEKTTPKKEKISPKKSESVSPEDSEKRRTNYQAYRSFLNREGPKALGSKEIPQGAENCLEGLTFVITGVLESIERDEAKSLIERYGGKVTGNVSKKTNYLVMGRDCGQSKCEKASTLGTKVIDEDGLFDLIRTMPGKKSKYELAAETEAKKADSRPKRTPQKAEKRNFSPIKREADNKKYKSTPEKGDSVKSVKKETTAVRKLMDFKRQTVEKKETPKPKENLISETNEDGTERLLWVDKYKPVSLKAIIGQQGEQSCANKLLRWLRNWNKSTSEDGQAKTNKTGGKDDGTGFKAALLSGPPGVGKTTTASLVCKELGYSYVELNASDTRSKNSLKEVVAESLNNTSIKDFCSGTSSSVSGKHVLIMDEVDGMAGNEDRGGIQELIGLIRHTKIPIICMCNDRNHPKIRSLVHYCFDLRFQRPRLEQIKGAMMSIAFKEGLKIPPPAMQEIILAANQDIRQVLHNLNMWCAKDKSLTYDEAKTDAGRAKKDIKLGPFDVVRKVFATGEEASRMSLIDKSDLFFHDYSLAPLFVQENYVHVKPAAAGGNLKKHLVLLSRAADSICDGDIVDKQIRSKQNWNLLPTQAIYASVLPGELMRGYMSQFPVFPSWLGKFSSTGKHDRIIQELAMHMSLRTQACKRTVNMEYLPYLRDALVQPLKDLGADGVQETITFMDSYCLMKEDIENIMEISTWGGKPSPFSKLDPKVKAAFTRAYNKEAHLTPYSLHSVKTPKRQSGSAVTLELNEGLNVEEIQSDEDEEDTVESDAMIKQKKPKSSKLPKREKNEETTKKEGKRKEKTRH